In Ctenopharyngodon idella isolate HZGC_01 chromosome 1, HZGC01, whole genome shotgun sequence, a single genomic region encodes these proteins:
- the lrrtm1 gene encoding leucine-rich repeat transmembrane neuronal protein 1 → MLMDFLLIGLYLKWPLRKPPGLILCSLGIVLKIVPLVGGSCPRPCRCDNKLLYCEGLNLTDIPQNLSSAIGLSLRENNISELREGNFVGLSQLTWLYLDHNNIEIVEESAFERLRRVKELDLSTNRIDSLPNGTFRPLPNLRILDLSYNRLQSLEPDLFHGLRKLTNLHLRYNALKFIPVRIFQDCRSMQFLDLGYNQLQSLARNSFAGLFKLTELHLEHNELVKVNLAHFPRLISLRTLYMRNNKATIVVSTLEWTWDHLEKIDFSNNEIEYIEPHVFESVPNLNTLMLDSNKLTYIDQRILDSWTSLSSISLSGNDWECSRNVCALASWLSNFQGQRDSGLLCASPDIAQGEDILDAVYAFQLCEDNVEATTQSFTVTRNRARGFIYDGPTRNPYDLQDMEGGEVVTNSLTVTASTDDLESTMQIHKVVTGTMALIFSFLIMVLMLYVSWKCFPAGIRQLRQCFTSQRRKQKQKQTMQQMATTSASEYYVDYKPNHIEGALVIINEYGSCTCQQQTSRECEV, encoded by the coding sequence ATGCTAATGGATTTCCTCCTAATTGGTCTGTACCTAAAGTGGCCGCTAAGGAAGCCCCCTGGGCTGATTCTGTGCTCCCTGGGCATTGTTCTGAAAATAGTTCCGTTGGTGGGAGGGAGCTGTCCGAGGCCGTGCCGATGCGACAACAAGCTGTTGTATTGTGAGGGGCTCAACCTGACCGACATCCCCCAAAATCTGAGCAGCGCCATTGGTTTGTCCCTGCGCGAGAATAACATCTCTGAGCTGCGGGAGGGGAACTTTGTGGGCCTGTCGCAGCTTACCTGGCTCTACTTGGATCATAACAATATTGAGATTGTGGAGGAGAGTGCCTTTGAAAGGCTGCGAAGGGTTAAAGAGTTGGATCTGAGCACCAATCGGATAGATAGCCTGCCCAACGGGACCTTTAGACCTCTGCCCAACCTGCGAATATTGGATTTATCCTATAACAGACTTCAGTCCTTGGAGCCAGACCTTTTCCATGGCCTTAGGAAGCTTACCAATTTACATTTGCGCTACAATGCCCTTAAATTCATCCCTGTGCGGATTTTCCAGGATTGCAGGAGCATGCAATTCCTGGATCTGGGTTACAACCAGCTGCAGAGCCTGGCACGTAATTCATTTGCCGGACTCTTCAAGCTCACTGAGCTGCATCTGGAGCACAACGAGTTGGTGAAAGTCAATCTGGCCCATTTTCCCCGCCTCATATCCCTGCGGACCCTCTACATGCGAAACAATAAGGCCACCATTGTGGTCAGCACCCTTGAATGGACCTGGGACCACTTGGAGAAGATTGACTTCTCCAACAATGAGATTGAGTACATTGAGCCACATGTTTTTGAGAGTGTGCCCAACCTTAACACTCTTATGCTGGACTCTAATAAACTCACTTATATAGATCAGCGGATTTTGGACTCATGGACATCCCTGAGCAGCATCTCTCTGTCAGGGAATGACTGGGAATGCAGCAGGAATGTCTGTGCCTTGGCTTCCTGGCTTAGCAACTTCCAGGGACAACGTGACAGTGGCCTGTTGTGCGCCAGCCCGGACATTGCACAGGGTGAGGACATTCTGGACGCCGTCTACGCTTTCCAGTTATGCGAGGACAATGTGGAAGCAACCACGCAGTCATTCACCGTCACCAGAAACCGGGCCAGAGGCTTCATATATGATGGCCCAACGAGAAATCCATACGACCTGCAGGACATGGAGGGTGGGGAAGTGGTGACCAACTCCTTAACAGTGACTGCATCCACTGATGACCTGGAGAGCACCATGCAGATTCACAAAGTGGTGACAGGCACCATGGCCCTCATTTTCTCTTTCCTGATCATGGTCCTCATGCTCTATGTGTCCTGGAAATGTTTCCCAGCGGGCATCAGGCAGTTGAGGCAGTGCTTCACCAGCCAGCGTCGCAAGCAGAAGCAGAAGCAGACCATGCAACAGATGGCTACTACGTCTGCATCTGAGTACTACGTTGACTACAAACCCAACCATATTGAGGGGGCACTTGTCATCATCAATGAGTACGGCTCTTGCACGTGCCAGCAGCAGACATCTCGAGAGTGTGAGGTGTGA